In Saccharolobus solfataricus, a genomic segment contains:
- a CDS encoding RNA-guided endonuclease InsQ/TnpB family protein yields the protein MPTLGFRFRAYADEQTLRALKAQLKLACEVYNTLRWADIYFYQRDGKGLTQTELRQLALDLRKQDDEYKQLYSQVVQQIADRYYEAKKRFFEGLARFPKEKKPHKYYSLVYPQYGWKILQVREIRKGSKKKLITLKLSNLGTFKVIIHRDFPLDKVKRVIVKLTRSERIYITFVVDHEFPKLPNTGKVVAIDVGVEKLLVTSDGEYFPNLRPLEKALWKVKHLHRELSRKKFLSHNWFKAKVKLARAYEHLKNLRTDLYMKLGKWFAEHYDVVVMEGIHAKQLVGKSLRSLRRRLSDVGFGELRDVLKYQLEKYGKKLILVNPAYTSKTCARCGYVKNDLSLSDRVFVCPNCGWIADRDYNASLNILRGSGSERPLVWSSALYQYSGKVGL from the coding sequence ATGCCCACCTTAGGGTTTCGCTTCCGTGCTTACGCTGACGAACAAACCCTTAGGGCGTTAAAAGCCCAGTTGAAGTTAGCATGTGAGGTATATAACACCTTAAGGTGGGCAGACATATACTTTTACCAAAGGGATGGGAAAGGGCTTACACAAACTGAGTTAAGACAGTTGGCTCTAGATCTGAGAAAACAAGATGATGAGTATAAGCAACTCTACTCGCAAGTAGTTCAACAAATAGCTGACCGTTACTACGAAGCTAAGAAGAGGTTTTTCGAAGGTTTAGCACGTTTCCCAAAAGAAAAGAAACCTCATAAATACTACTCCCTTGTCTATCCCCAGTATGGTTGGAAAATACTTCAAGTTAGAGAAATAAGAAAAGGAAGCAAGAAGAAACTAATAACGCTTAAACTATCAAATCTTGGTACATTCAAGGTAATTATACACAGGGACTTTCCCCTTGACAAAGTAAAGAGGGTGATAGTGAAGCTAACAAGATCTGAGAGGATATACATCACTTTCGTAGTTGATCACGAATTCCCCAAGTTACCTAACACTGGTAAGGTAGTGGCGATAGATGTTGGTGTAGAAAAGTTGTTAGTAACGTCAGATGGTGAGTATTTTCCTAATTTGAGACCTCTTGAAAAGGCGTTATGGAAAGTGAAGCATCTACACAGAGAACTTTCAAGGAAGAAGTTCCTCTCTCATAATTGGTTTAAGGCTAAGGTTAAGCTTGCTAGGGCTTATGAGCATTTGAAGAATCTAAGAACGGATCTTTACATGAAGTTGGGTAAGTGGTTTGCTGAGCATTATGACGTTGTGGTGATGGAGGGTATTCACGCTAAACAACTTGTGGGTAAGTCCTTGAGGTCTCTGAGGAGGAGGCTGAGTGACGTGGGATTTGGTGAGTTGAGGGATGTGCTGAAGTATCAGCTGGAAAAATACGGAAAGAAACTCATCCTAGTTAATCCTGCATACACTTCCAAAACTTGTGCTAGGTGCGGGTATGTGAAAAATGACTTGTCTCTATCTGATCGTGTTTTCGTTTGTCCCAACTGTGGTTGGATTGCAGATCGTGACTATAATGCTTCTCTTAACATCTTACGTGGATCGGGGTCGGAGCGACCCTTAGTGTGGAGCTCCGCCCTCTACCAGTACTCTGGCAAGGTGGGGCTGTGA
- a CDS encoding thiamine pyrophosphate-dependent dehydrogenase E1 component subunit alpha — translation MIIKPEPSLKDLSYIIENAGLKASDLLNMYKRMLIIRYFEESIRKIYHEGKNPFNMASGRIRGEMHLSIGQEAVAVGTLYDIRDEDVVVSTHRPHHHAIAKGVDLKGLAAEILGKATGLCKGKGGHMHLFDKSKNFACSGIVGASFPQAAGAAFAFKYLGKDNVAISFAGEGAANHGTFAETLNIASAWELPLIIVIEDNKYADSTPKSFVMSTTFHYQRGLAYNVPSYLVDGMDVIDVYSTSKKAIERARKGFGPTLIEALTYRYVGHFEGDGEEYRTKEEVEFWSSLDPIRRLENRLLRLNYADSDILARLREEARKQVQEAIDFAINSKYPELTDAFGGVFA, via the coding sequence ATGATTATAAAACCCGAACCATCACTTAAAGATTTATCCTATATAATTGAGAACGCAGGATTAAAGGCTAGTGATTTACTAAACATGTATAAGAGAATGCTAATTATCAGATACTTCGAAGAGTCCATAAGGAAAATTTACCATGAGGGAAAGAATCCCTTCAATATGGCATCCGGTAGAATTAGGGGAGAGATGCACCTATCAATAGGGCAAGAGGCAGTTGCAGTTGGTACGTTATACGATATTAGAGACGAAGATGTAGTAGTGAGCACCCACAGACCCCATCATCACGCTATTGCCAAAGGCGTTGACTTAAAGGGATTGGCAGCGGAAATTTTAGGTAAAGCTACTGGACTCTGCAAAGGAAAAGGAGGGCACATGCATCTGTTCGATAAATCTAAGAACTTTGCATGTAGCGGAATTGTAGGAGCTTCTTTTCCTCAAGCAGCTGGCGCTGCCTTTGCGTTTAAATATCTAGGAAAAGATAACGTGGCAATATCATTTGCCGGTGAAGGTGCAGCCAATCATGGTACCTTCGCTGAAACTCTAAATATAGCAAGTGCTTGGGAATTACCATTAATAATAGTTATAGAAGACAACAAATACGCTGATTCTACACCTAAATCCTTCGTTATGTCCACCACTTTCCATTATCAGAGAGGTTTAGCATATAACGTCCCATCATATCTTGTTGACGGAATGGATGTAATAGACGTCTACTCAACTTCTAAAAAAGCCATAGAGAGAGCAAGGAAAGGTTTTGGTCCCACATTAATTGAAGCTTTAACTTATAGGTATGTAGGACATTTTGAAGGAGACGGAGAGGAATATAGAACTAAAGAGGAAGTGGAGTTCTGGAGCTCATTAGATCCTATAAGGAGATTAGAAAACAGACTATTACGTCTAAATTACGCTGACAGCGACATTCTAGCTAGACTCAGAGAGGAGGCAAGAAAGCAAGTTCAAGAGGCAATAGATTTCGCAATAAATAGTAAGTACCCAGAGCTAACTGACGCATTCGGAGGTGTCTTCGCATGA
- a CDS encoding alpha-ketoacid dehydrogenase subunit beta has translation MKIRGIAQAIAEGIRQEMERNDRIVVLGEDVTYWGAVFGFTMGLFDKFGRKRVIDTPITEQTFMGISVGAASSGLHPVVSLMFVDFLGAGFDQMFNHMAKNYYMSGGQYPMPITVITAIGGGYGDSSQHSQVLYSLFAHLPGFKVIVPSTPYDAKGLTIKALRDNNPVIIFGHKLLTGLPFLPFEGNEEEVPEEPYEIEFGKAAIRKEGTDLTIISAGLMVHRSLKAAEMLQKEGISAEVIDVRTFVPLDEETIIKSARKTGRVLIVDEDYMSYGVTGEIAFRIQSKALKDLKVPISRLAVPDVPIPFSEPLENAVIPNVNTIYSEAKKLIQ, from the coding sequence ATGAAAATAAGGGGAATCGCACAAGCCATTGCCGAGGGAATAAGACAAGAGATGGAGAGAAACGACAGAATTGTGGTACTGGGAGAAGACGTAACATATTGGGGGGCAGTCTTCGGATTTACTATGGGACTTTTTGATAAGTTTGGAAGAAAAAGGGTTATCGATACACCCATTACTGAACAAACATTTATGGGCATTAGCGTTGGCGCTGCTTCCTCTGGCTTACACCCAGTTGTTTCATTAATGTTCGTAGACTTTCTAGGTGCGGGATTCGATCAAATGTTCAACCATATGGCAAAGAATTATTACATGAGTGGAGGTCAATATCCCATGCCAATTACTGTAATTACGGCAATAGGAGGAGGTTATGGTGATTCCTCACAGCACTCACAAGTTTTATATTCACTCTTCGCCCACTTACCAGGATTTAAGGTGATAGTACCTTCAACACCATATGACGCTAAAGGTCTTACAATTAAGGCACTAAGAGACAACAACCCAGTCATAATATTCGGACATAAACTATTAACTGGACTACCATTTTTACCATTTGAAGGGAATGAAGAAGAGGTCCCAGAAGAACCTTATGAGATCGAATTCGGCAAAGCAGCCATCAGAAAAGAAGGAACTGATCTAACCATAATTTCCGCCGGCTTAATGGTCCATAGAAGCTTGAAGGCTGCGGAAATGCTACAGAAAGAGGGAATTTCAGCCGAAGTAATAGACGTAAGAACGTTCGTCCCGTTAGATGAAGAAACCATAATAAAGTCAGCTAGGAAAACCGGAAGAGTGCTAATTGTAGACGAAGACTATATGAGCTATGGTGTAACTGGAGAGATAGCATTCAGAATACAGTCTAAGGCATTAAAGGATCTTAAAGTCCCCATATCCAGGCTTGCAGTTCCAGACGTTCCAATACCCTTTTCAGAGCCTTTAGAAAATGCGGTAATACCCAACGTAAATACAATCTACAGTGAAGCGAAAAAGTTAATCCAATAA
- a CDS encoding tubulin-like doman-containing protein yields the protein MLEVVYIVGAFGSPLLTPPTLAVAGFLIAVLMGLEYGVLWVLTGESLNRELILVISNIVYSIAWSITALPFTPIYYTLQPYFSQPLLIYLYLALFIGSILLGVIPAIMYIRKYLQFNKIQKEFKQLELDYKSINQEYSEINTRLNKAKEEINNVMDKINKAKELHETALRDPDLIVTALDKKPEIPEVIRPNVNYVVAGLGGTGTALLEALIDYLVSKNVIKEDGTNPFLFVAFDTNQASIARLRKKYEYTPVGKLLYTFNNFEALTTANIISHNPWLAGLNVDVIQGSGMKRAIGYASYNTVKEAMMEDILRRLSDLIAKTRTNRIFLIVFTALGGGTGSGSFIHFTKDFISRLGRITGDSEPYVRVSGM from the coding sequence ATGTTAGAAGTAGTATATATAGTAGGAGCATTTGGATCACCGTTGCTAACTCCGCCTACGTTGGCAGTAGCTGGTTTCCTTATCGCTGTGCTTATGGGTCTAGAATATGGTGTATTATGGGTTCTAACTGGAGAATCTTTAAATAGAGAACTAATATTAGTTATATCAAATATAGTTTACTCGATAGCGTGGTCTATTACTGCACTACCTTTTACTCCAATATATTATACACTTCAACCTTATTTTTCTCAACCTCTCCTCATTTACCTTTATCTAGCACTTTTCATAGGTTCTATATTGCTTGGTGTAATCCCAGCTATAATGTATATAAGAAAATATTTACAATTTAATAAAATACAAAAGGAATTTAAACAGTTAGAACTAGATTATAAATCCATAAATCAAGAATATAGTGAAATTAATACGAGACTTAATAAAGCTAAGGAGGAAATCAATAATGTCATGGATAAGATTAATAAAGCTAAGGAATTACATGAAACCGCACTTAGGGATCCAGACTTAATAGTTACGGCACTTGATAAAAAACCTGAGATACCAGAGGTTATAAGACCTAATGTAAATTACGTAGTAGCAGGCTTAGGAGGTACTGGAACAGCGCTATTGGAGGCACTCATAGATTATTTAGTTTCAAAAAACGTCATTAAGGAAGACGGGACTAATCCTTTCTTATTCGTGGCTTTTGATACGAACCAAGCAAGTATTGCGAGACTGAGGAAAAAGTATGAATATACACCAGTTGGAAAACTATTGTATACCTTTAATAACTTTGAGGCACTCACTACAGCTAATATAATAAGCCATAATCCTTGGCTTGCTGGGTTAAACGTTGATGTAATTCAAGGCTCTGGAATGAAGAGAGCTATAGGTTATGCATCTTATAATACGGTGAAGGAAGCCATGATGGAGGATATCCTCAGAAGGTTAAGTGATTTAATTGCCAAAACGAGAACTAATCGTATATTTTTAATAGTATTTACCGCTTTAGGAGGAGGTACTGGTTCTGGCTCATTCATTCATTTTACGAAGGACTTTATAAGTAGGCTAGGTAGGATAACTGGAGATTCAGAACCTTACGTGAGAGTGTCCGGAATGTAA
- a CDS encoding IS5-like element ISC1234 family transposase, which translates to MGVEGSTMARTLRHIPNLMYYPLPPIEDMPWREKWLTEIKPVLDAMDLERVLGEGALVYLKLLIVMVLYSCSYRDAVKMVNVNVVVAWFVGRKVGKSTLHDFVGRLYGVRKKLLEISFKLEEKCLPSYLPASAHLVDFMAWLVDSFLLDLPPGKRSVETFREKAELERREGNLERARKLLSLGRTKRRFEGRWTKKRGVSHYGLKAIAVISVSLFVRSITVKPANFSDKRFKSPLKGIKIADRGFSPSPTQLIAREKPFTTLRAHVEFFGTYLNAFWRPYGTTTWRNDVFLHVLGVIYNIKMFLAIQRRTPPGRRAVQL; encoded by the coding sequence ATGGGAGTAGAGGGTAGTACCATGGCAAGAACATTAAGACACATACCAAACCTGATGTACTACCCTCTTCCCCCAATAGAGGATATGCCGTGGAGGGAAAAATGGTTAACGGAGATCAAGCCCGTGCTGGACGCCATGGATTTGGAGAGGGTTCTGGGCGAGGGCGCGCTGGTTTACTTGAAGTTGTTAATCGTCATGGTGCTCTACTCTTGCTCCTATAGGGACGCGGTGAAAATGGTTAACGTGAACGTGGTCGTGGCCTGGTTCGTGGGGAGGAAGGTGGGGAAGAGCACGCTGCACGACTTCGTGGGCAGGTTGTACGGGGTGAGGAAGAAGTTGTTGGAGATTTCCTTCAAGCTTGAGGAGAAGTGCCTACCCAGTTACCTCCCTGCGAGCGCGCATCTCGTGGACTTCATGGCGTGGCTAGTGGACTCCTTCCTACTGGACTTACCTCCTGGGAAGAGGAGCGTGGAGACCTTTCGGGAGAAGGCGGAGCTGGAGAGGAGGGAAGGTAACCTGGAGAGGGCCAGGAAGCTGCTCTCCCTGGGGAGAACCAAGAGGAGGTTCGAGGGAAGGTGGACCAAGAAGAGAGGGGTCTCGCACTACGGGCTCAAGGCCATAGCCGTGATCTCCGTCTCCCTCTTCGTGAGGTCCATCACGGTGAAGCCGGCCAACTTCTCGGACAAGAGGTTCAAGTCACCGCTCAAGGGGATTAAGATCGCGGACAGGGGATTCTCTCCCTCCCCGACACAGCTCATAGCGCGGGAGAAGCCCTTCACTACCCTGAGGGCCCACGTGGAGTTCTTCGGCACCTACCTGAACGCGTTCTGGAGGCCCTACGGGACCACGACCTGGAGGAACGACGTCTTCCTTCACGTCCTGGGAGTGATCTACAACATCAAGATGTTCCTCGCGATCCAACGGAGGACTCCTCCAGGACGTAGAGCCGTTCAGCTCTGA
- a CDS encoding IS5-like element ISC1234 family transposase → MGVEGSTMARTLRHIPNLMYYPLPPIEDMPWREKWLTEIKPVLDAMDLERVLGEGALVYLKLLIVMVLYSCSYRDAVKMVNVNVVVAWFVGRKVGKSTLHDFVGRLYGVRKKLLEISFKLEEKCLPSYLPASAHLVDFMAWLVDSFLLDLPPGKRSVETFREKAELERREGNLERARKLLSLGRTKRRFEGRWTKKRGVSHYGLKAVAVISVSLFVRSITLKPANFSDKRFKSPLKGIKIADRGFSPSPTQLIAREKPFTTLRAHVEFFGTYLNAFWRPYGTTTWRNDVFLHVLGVIYNIKIFLAIQRRTPPERRAVQL, encoded by the coding sequence ATGGGAGTAGAGGGTAGTACCATGGCAAGAACATTAAGACACATACCAAACCTGATGTACTACCCTCTTCCCCCAATAGAGGATATGCCGTGGAGGGAAAAATGGTTAACGGAGATCAAGCCCGTGCTGGACGCCATGGATTTGGAGAGGGTCCTTGGCGAGGGCGCGCTGGTTTACCTGAAGTTGTTAATCGTCATGGTGCTCTATTCCTGCTCCTATAGGGACGCGGTGAAAATGGTCAACGTGAACGTGGTCGTGGCCTGGTTCGTGGGGAGGAAGGTGGGGAAGAGCACGCTGCACGACTTCGTGGGCAGGTTGTACGGGGTGAGGAAGAAGTTGTTGGAGATTTCCTTCAAGCTTGAGGAGAAGTGCCTACCCAGTTACCTCCCTGCGAGCGCGCATCTCGTGGACTTCATGGCGTGGCTAGTGGACTCCTTCCTACTGGACTTACCTCCTGGGAAGAGGAGCGTGGAGACCTTTCGGGAGAAGGCGGAGCTGGAGAGGAGGGAAGGTAACTTGGAGAGGGCCAGGAAGCTGCTCTCCCTGGGGAGAACCAAGAGGAGGTTCGAGGGAAGGTGGACCAAGAAGAGAGGGGTCTCGCACTACGGGCTCAAGGCAGTGGCCGTGATCTCCGTCTCCCTCTTCGTGAGGTCCATCACGTTGAAGCCAGCCAACTTCTCGGACAAGAGGTTCAAGTCACCGCTCAAGGGGATTAAGATCGCGGACAGGGGATTCTCTCCCTCCCCGACACAGCTCATAGCGCGGGAGAAGCCCTTCACTACCCTGAGGGCCCACGTGGAGTTCTTCGGCACCTACCTGAACGCGTTCTGGAGGCCCTACGGGACTACGACTTGGAGGAACGACGTCTTCCTTCACGTCCTGGGAGTGATCTACAACATCAAGATATTCCTCGCGATCCAACGGAGGACTCCTCCAGAACGTAGAGCCGTTCAGCTCTGA